A genomic segment from Pseudomonas sp. M30-35 encodes:
- a CDS encoding nitronate monooxygenase family protein, whose amino-acid sequence MSLPQLLEQRLRLPVVAAPMFLVSNPQLVTACCNNGIVGSFPALNQRESSGFRAWLDEIEAGLNEHAAPYAVNLIVHGTNPRLQADLAICVEKRVPIVITSLGAVKEVVDAVHSYGGLVFHDVTTRRHGEKAAEAGVDGLIAVAAGAGGHAGTWSPFALIAELRQFFDKTLLLSGCLNHGHEILATQVLGADLAYMGTRFIATQESDAEADYKQMITQAKAADIIHTPAVSGIPASFMRQSLQRAGYDLAQLQQKGEVNYGEKLKPINDEAKAWKTVWSAGQGVGEINEIPDVKSLISRLDHEYKAAQERTLRLQQHRWNQ is encoded by the coding sequence ATGTCATTACCCCAACTGCTCGAACAACGTTTACGCCTGCCGGTAGTTGCGGCTCCAATGTTTCTGGTGTCCAACCCGCAATTAGTGACGGCCTGCTGTAACAACGGAATAGTAGGTAGCTTTCCTGCTCTGAACCAGCGCGAGAGCAGTGGCTTTCGCGCATGGCTCGATGAAATAGAAGCGGGGCTCAATGAACACGCGGCACCCTATGCGGTGAACCTGATCGTCCATGGCACCAACCCACGCCTGCAGGCCGACCTGGCGATTTGCGTTGAGAAGCGTGTACCTATCGTGATCACCAGTCTTGGCGCGGTCAAAGAGGTGGTTGATGCAGTCCACAGTTACGGTGGACTGGTATTTCACGACGTAACCACCCGCCGACATGGTGAAAAGGCGGCCGAAGCTGGCGTTGATGGACTCATTGCGGTTGCGGCAGGCGCCGGTGGCCATGCCGGGACCTGGAGCCCTTTTGCGCTGATCGCTGAACTACGCCAGTTCTTCGATAAAACCTTGCTGCTCTCCGGCTGCCTGAATCACGGCCATGAAATTCTTGCAACTCAGGTACTCGGGGCAGACCTCGCCTATATGGGCACCCGCTTTATTGCCACGCAAGAGAGTGACGCCGAGGCAGACTACAAACAAATGATTACCCAAGCCAAAGCCGCTGACATCATCCACACTCCCGCCGTGTCGGGTATACCAGCAAGCTTTATGCGCCAGAGTTTGCAGCGTGCTGGCTATGATCTGGCCCAACTGCAGCAGAAAGGCGAAGTCAATTATGGCGAGAAACTCAAGCCAATCAACGATGAAGCCAAAGCATGGAAAACCGTGTGGTCCGCAGGGCAAGGCGTTGGTGAGATCAATGAGATCCCAGATGTTAAATCGCTGATTTCACGACTGGATCACGAGTATAAGGCCGCTCAAGAACGTACTTTGCGTTTACAACAGCACAGATGGAATCAATAA
- the hemJ gene encoding protoporphyrinogen oxidase HemJ, which produces MLYLWLKALHIISMVCWFAGLFYLPRLFVYHAMSEDNVSRERFCIMERKLYRGIMIPSMLATLIFGAALISLNPSYYFSQGWMHAKLVLVILLIGYQHMCGAQLKRFSLGENTRSHVFFRWFNEAPVLALIGIVILVIVRPF; this is translated from the coding sequence ATGCTCTACTTGTGGCTCAAAGCTTTACACATAATTTCTATGGTCTGCTGGTTCGCCGGGCTGTTTTATTTACCGCGCCTGTTCGTCTATCACGCCATGAGTGAAGACAACGTCAGCCGCGAGCGCTTCTGCATCATGGAGCGCAAGCTCTATCGCGGCATCATGATCCCAAGCATGCTCGCCACCCTTATTTTCGGCGCAGCACTCATAAGCCTGAACCCAAGCTATTACTTCAGCCAAGGCTGGATGCACGCCAAACTAGTATTAGTCATACTTTTGATCGGTTATCAGCACATGTGCGGTGCACAGCTAAAACGTTTCTCTTTAGGCGAGAATACCCGCAGCCATGTGTTTTTCCGCTGGTTTAACGAAGCGCCGGTACTGGCATTGATTGGCATTGTAATCCTGGTGATCGTTCGCCCGTTCTGA
- the argC gene encoding N-acetyl-gamma-glutamyl-phosphate reductase, with translation MIKVGIVGGTGYTGVELLRLLAQHPQAQVTVITSRSETGLRVDEMYPNLRGHYPDLAFSVPDVATLGACDVVFFATPHGVAHALAGELLDAGTRVIDLSADFRLENAEEWAQWYGQPHGAPELLGEAVYGLPEVNREAIKGARLIAVPGCYPTATQLGFIPLLEAGLADPSRLIADCKSGVSGAGRGASVGSLFSEAGENMKAYAVKGHRHLPEISQGLRRAAGQPVGLTFVPHLTPMIRGIHSTLYATVADTTVDLQALFEKRYANEPFVDVMPAGSHPETRSVLGANVCRIAVHRPQGGELVVVLSVIDNLVKGASGQAVQNMNIMFGLDEHAGLSHPALLP, from the coding sequence ATGATTAAGGTCGGAATCGTCGGCGGCACAGGTTACACCGGTGTCGAACTGCTGCGCTTATTGGCGCAGCATCCGCAAGCTCAAGTGACGGTCATTACTTCGCGTTCTGAAACTGGGTTGCGTGTGGATGAGATGTATCCGAATCTGCGCGGTCACTATCCAGACCTAGCGTTCAGCGTGCCAGATGTGGCAACGCTGGGTGCCTGTGACGTGGTGTTTTTTGCCACACCACATGGCGTTGCGCATGCGTTGGCCGGTGAGTTGCTCGATGCAGGCACCAGGGTAATCGACTTGTCTGCTGACTTTCGCTTGGAAAACGCTGAAGAGTGGGCGCAGTGGTATGGCCAGCCCCATGGTGCTCCCGAGCTACTGGGTGAAGCGGTATATGGTTTGCCAGAGGTTAATCGTGAAGCTATTAAAGGTGCGCGCTTAATTGCTGTGCCTGGCTGCTATCCAACCGCGACCCAGTTGGGTTTTATCCCGTTGCTTGAGGCCGGTTTGGCCGACCCGAGCCGTTTGATTGCTGACTGCAAGTCGGGTGTCAGCGGTGCCGGTCGTGGTGCTAGCGTCGGCTCACTGTTCAGTGAGGCTGGCGAGAACATGAAGGCTTATGCAGTCAAAGGGCATCGCCATTTACCTGAGATCAGCCAGGGCCTGCGCCGCGCTGCCGGCCAGCCTGTTGGGTTGACCTTTGTCCCGCATTTAACGCCGATGATTCGTGGTATTCACTCCACGCTTTACGCGACTGTTGCTGATACCACTGTTGACCTGCAGGCGTTGTTTGAAAAACGTTATGCCAACGAGCCGTTTGTCGATGTGATGCCCGCTGGCAGCCACCCGGAAACCCGCAGTGTGCTTGGCGCCAATGTTTGCCGGATTGCCGTGCACCGTCCGCAAGGTGGTGAGTTGGTCGTGGTACTTTCGGTCATCGATAATTTGGTCAAAGGTGCTTCAGGCCAAGCGGTGCAGAATATGAATATTATGTTCGGTTTGGATGAGCATGCAGGCTTGTCGCATCCTGCTTTGCTGCCCTGA
- a CDS encoding DUF6776 family protein: protein MRLLVLLLLLALPAVFYGGVYWERQQTASLSAQIKPMAQRLAEQETQLDDLRAQVAIATSGASVAEKANEQNRLTIKLLEEQIFKEQQDLSFYKGVLAPASRREGLRIRTFELQATENPQRYRYKVLLSRVGKDDTPINGQLHITVEGSQGSKDKVVLELSSLAQDEFVPFKGKLIPYTFKHFKSIPGAGRFAELELPAGFEPSQIRVRAVIKGEKPLERTFKWLDKE, encoded by the coding sequence GTGCGTCTTCTAGTATTGCTGTTGCTCCTTGCTTTGCCCGCGGTATTTTACGGCGGCGTGTACTGGGAGCGTCAGCAGACGGCATCTCTTTCGGCGCAAATCAAGCCGATGGCCCAACGCCTGGCTGAGCAAGAAACTCAGTTGGATGACTTGCGGGCACAGGTCGCCATCGCGACTAGCGGAGCAAGTGTGGCTGAGAAAGCAAACGAGCAAAACCGCCTAACGATTAAGCTGCTTGAAGAGCAAATCTTCAAAGAACAGCAGGATCTTTCTTTCTATAAAGGTGTGCTGGCGCCTGCGAGCCGACGAGAGGGCTTGCGAATTCGAACTTTTGAGCTGCAGGCAACGGAAAATCCACAGCGTTATCGCTACAAAGTGCTACTCAGTCGCGTGGGCAAAGATGACACCCCGATTAATGGTCAGTTACACATTACTGTTGAGGGTAGTCAGGGTTCAAAAGACAAGGTGGTGCTTGAGCTTTCGAGTCTTGCTCAAGATGAGTTCGTACCCTTTAAGGGCAAGCTGATTCCTTACACATTCAAGCATTTTAAATCGATCCCGGGAGCCGGGCGTTTTGCTGAGCTTGAGTTGCCCGCCGGCTTTGAGCCGAGTCAGATACGAGTGCGTGCCGTCATAAAAGGCGAGAAACCGCTGGAGCGCACATTCAAATGGTTAGACAAAGAGTAA
- a CDS encoding polymer-forming cytoskeletal protein produces the protein MWNKEKSKPDLQSFSGKTSLIAAGAALSGDLKFLGAVQVDGRVSGNLVTSEGMVRISVEGKVEGEIRAPHIVIDGEVVGDVFASKNLELGARARVQGNLYYGLMEMAMGAQIEGSLCHLKDEARPLELPETLDDIESEVVQ, from the coding sequence ATGTGGAATAAAGAAAAATCCAAACCTGATCTGCAGAGTTTCAGCGGTAAGACCAGCTTGATTGCAGCGGGTGCAGCGCTTAGCGGTGACTTGAAATTTTTGGGTGCAGTGCAGGTCGACGGGCGCGTCAGCGGCAACTTGGTGACCAGCGAGGGGATGGTCCGTATTAGTGTTGAGGGTAAGGTTGAAGGTGAGATTCGTGCACCCCATATAGTGATTGATGGCGAAGTGGTAGGTGATGTCTTCGCTAGCAAAAATCTCGAACTGGGTGCGCGCGCGCGCGTACAGGGAAACCTGTATTACGGCCTGATGGAGATGGCCATGGGCGCACAGATTGAGGGCAGCCTGTGCCACCTGAAAGATGAGGCGCGGCCACTCGAGTTACCAGAAACTTTGGATGATATCGAGTCAGAGGTAGTACAATAG
- the erpA gene encoding iron-sulfur cluster insertion protein ErpA — protein MSVETFTPTALQFTQGAASKVKSLVDEEGNPRLKLRVFVTGGGCSGFQYGFTFDEELADDDTIVEREGVSLVVDPMSFQYLAGAEVDYQEGLEGSRFVIKNPNATTTCGCGSSFSI, from the coding sequence ATGAGCGTCGAAACCTTCACCCCCACAGCTTTGCAATTTACTCAAGGTGCTGCAAGCAAGGTGAAGAGCCTGGTTGACGAGGAGGGTAATCCTCGTTTGAAGCTGCGTGTGTTTGTCACAGGTGGCGGTTGCTCCGGGTTTCAGTATGGATTCACTTTTGATGAAGAACTCGCGGATGATGACACCATCGTCGAGCGCGAGGGCGTTAGCCTTGTGGTCGACCCAATGAGCTTCCAGTATCTGGCTGGCGCTGAAGTCGATTATCAAGAAGGGCTTGAGGGCTCACGGTTTGTGATCAAAAATCCTAACGCAACGACAACCTGTGGCTGTGGCTCGTCCTTTTCTATTTAA
- a CDS encoding anhydro-N-acetylmuramic acid kinase translates to MPYYIGVMSGTSLDGLDIALIEQQRNTRLVASHYIAMPDDLRAELLALCSSGNDELARAALAEQSWVRLAAQGVSQVLTESGLKADAIRAIGSHGQTVRHEPARGFTIQIDNPALLAELTGITVVADFRRRDVAAGGQGAPLVPAFHEALFGEGKGARAVLNIGGFSNLSLIEADSHVHGFDCGPGNVLLDAWIQRQQQQSYDRNGAWAASGQVQPDLFKALYGDAFFQTSGPKSTGRELFNLTWLEQQLKALPSYSPEDVQATLLELTAQSIVDSLQAAQTNTQELLVCGGGAHNSALMQRLAQLLPNCQVASTAAYGVPADWVEAMAFAWLAHCCLERICANRPSVTGASGLRILGAIYPA, encoded by the coding sequence ATGCCTTACTATATAGGTGTGATGTCCGGAACCAGCCTTGATGGTCTGGACATCGCCCTGATCGAACAACAGCGTAATACCCGCCTCGTCGCAAGCCATTACATCGCAATGCCCGATGACTTACGCGCAGAACTTCTGGCGCTGTGTTCATCAGGTAATGATGAATTAGCCCGCGCAGCCCTAGCCGAGCAAAGCTGGGTCCGCCTTGCCGCACAAGGTGTCAGTCAGGTACTGACCGAGTCAGGGCTAAAAGCCGATGCGATCCGAGCGATTGGCAGCCACGGGCAAACAGTCCGACATGAGCCAGCACGCGGCTTCACCATCCAGATAGATAACCCCGCCCTCCTCGCTGAACTTACCGGAATTACCGTGGTTGCAGATTTCCGACGCCGCGATGTTGCGGCAGGCGGACAAGGCGCTCCTTTGGTTCCAGCATTTCATGAAGCGCTGTTCGGCGAAGGGAAAGGCGCCAGAGCGGTGCTAAACATTGGTGGTTTCAGCAATCTAAGCCTGATTGAAGCAGACAGTCATGTCCACGGCTTCGACTGTGGTCCGGGTAATGTACTGCTCGACGCGTGGATCCAGCGCCAGCAACAGCAGAGCTATGATCGCAACGGCGCCTGGGCTGCTAGTGGCCAGGTTCAACCGGATTTATTCAAGGCACTCTATGGCGATGCCTTCTTCCAGACCTCGGGACCTAAAAGTACCGGGCGCGAGCTGTTCAATCTCACATGGCTTGAGCAACAGCTTAAAGCACTACCTAGCTATTCACCTGAAGATGTCCAAGCGACGTTGCTCGAATTAACAGCGCAAAGCATCGTCGACTCACTGCAAGCAGCTCAAACCAATACCCAAGAGTTACTGGTTTGCGGGGGTGGCGCGCACAACTCAGCACTGATGCAGCGCCTTGCCCAACTGCTGCCTAATTGTCAGGTTGCCAGTACAGCCGCTTACGGTGTACCTGCCGACTGGGTTGAAGCGATGGCATTTGCTTGGCTGGCACACTGCTGCCTGGAGAGAATCTGTGCTAACCGGCCTAGTGTCACTGGCGCAAGTGGCTTACGCATACTCGGGGCTATCTATCCTGCCTGA
- a CDS encoding OapA family protein — protein sequence MTNITSKKPPLYPKTHILAASGVAAILSLALLVFPTREVEAKKTYIGLDLNNDTEQFEPGSDAANIINPEDTVPAPFANMGTPTQPEATAAITPEPVAPPKDPTERQLTVEKGDTLSTLFERANIPASTLHEVLSSSKEAKKLTRIKAGQVLDFKFSDTGEFQRMSSKLSDMETVSIAKTDDGYAFKRDIIKPEVKNAYAHGVIRSSLSLAGQRSGLPHSLTMQLANIFGYDIDFAMDIRNGDEFEVIYEDKLVNGKRVGSGNILSARFTNRGKTYTAVRYTDKRGNTTYYGADGSSMRKAFIRTPVDFARISSRFSNGRRHPILNKIRAHKGVDYAAPRGTPIKATGDGKIVLAGRRGGYGNAVIIQHGQRYRTLYGHMQGFAKGIRTGGSVKQGQIIGYIGTTGLSTGPHLHYEFQVNGVHVDPLSQKLPMADPIAKNEKARFMATTKPLMAQMDQERSTMLAQNKR from the coding sequence ATGACAAATATAACTAGCAAAAAGCCACCTCTTTACCCCAAAACCCATATTCTCGCGGCTAGCGGTGTCGCCGCCATCCTCAGTCTTGCCCTTCTGGTGTTTCCCACGCGTGAAGTAGAAGCGAAAAAAACCTACATCGGCTTGGACCTGAATAACGACACAGAGCAGTTCGAACCAGGCAGTGATGCCGCGAACATAATCAACCCAGAAGACACAGTACCGGCCCCGTTCGCAAACATGGGCACGCCGACACAACCAGAAGCTACAGCTGCAATTACCCCTGAACCTGTAGCTCCGCCCAAAGACCCTACCGAACGCCAACTGACAGTAGAGAAAGGCGACACGCTATCGACCTTGTTCGAGCGCGCCAATATTCCTGCCAGCACATTGCATGAAGTACTCAGCAGTAGCAAAGAAGCGAAGAAGCTTACGCGGATCAAAGCGGGCCAAGTTCTAGATTTCAAATTCAGCGACACCGGCGAATTTCAACGCATGAGCAGCAAGCTCAGTGACATGGAAACCGTCAGCATCGCGAAAACTGATGACGGCTATGCTTTCAAACGCGACATCATCAAACCCGAAGTGAAGAACGCTTATGCTCATGGGGTGATTCGCAGCTCTCTGTCACTGGCAGGCCAGCGCTCAGGTTTGCCACACAGCCTAACGATGCAGTTGGCTAACATCTTCGGTTATGACATCGATTTTGCTATGGATATTCGTAATGGCGACGAGTTCGAAGTCATCTACGAAGACAAGCTCGTCAACGGCAAGCGTGTCGGCAGCGGCAACATCCTTTCTGCCCGCTTTACCAATCGCGGCAAAACTTATACAGCCGTACGCTATACCGACAAACGCGGTAACACCACTTACTACGGTGCCGACGGTAGCAGCATGCGCAAAGCCTTTATTCGAACACCGGTAGACTTCGCCCGTATTAGCTCGCGCTTCTCCAATGGCCGTCGGCATCCGATTCTGAACAAAATCCGTGCGCATAAAGGTGTTGATTACGCAGCACCACGCGGCACGCCAATTAAAGCCACTGGCGATGGGAAAATTGTCCTCGCGGGGCGCCGTGGAGGCTACGGTAATGCCGTAATTATTCAACACGGTCAACGTTACCGCACGCTGTATGGCCATATGCAGGGTTTCGCCAAAGGCATTCGCACTGGTGGCTCGGTCAAACAAGGTCAGATCATTGGTTACATTGGTACCACTGGCCTGTCCACCGGACCGCATTTGCATTATGAATTCCAGGTCAACGGTGTGCACGTTGACCCATTGAGCCAGAAGCTGCCGATGGCAGACCCAATCGCCAAGAATGAAAAAGCTCGATTCATGGCGACCACCAAGCCGTTGATGGCGCAGATGGATCAAGAGCGCAGCACCATGCTTGCACAAAACAAGCGCTAA
- the tyrS gene encoding tyrosine--tRNA ligase, whose product MKSVEEQLALIKRGAEEVLVESELIEKLKRGQPLRIKAGFDPTAPDLHLGHTVLINKLRQFQELGHQVIFLIGDFTGMIGDPSGKSATRPPLTREQVLENAETYKAQVFKILDPAKTEVAFNSTWMEQLTPADFIKLASQYTVARMLERDDFDKRYTTNQPIAIHEFLYPLVQGYDSVALKADVELGGTDQKFNLLMGRELQRSYGQSSQCIVTMPLLEGLDGVKKMSKSLGNYIGIQEAPGAIYNKLVSMPDSLMWRYFELLSFRSMDEINQFKLDVEAGANPRDIKIKLAEEIVARFHGEEAAANAHRSAGNRMKEGELPEDLPEIELLSAEDMPISALLNKAGLVKNSAAARDLLGNGGVRVDGEVVDRTYIVKLGATQVFQAGKKAFARISLKAE is encoded by the coding sequence ATGAAGTCGGTTGAAGAGCAGCTAGCGCTAATTAAGCGCGGCGCAGAGGAAGTCCTAGTTGAATCCGAGCTGATCGAGAAGCTCAAGCGCGGGCAGCCGCTGCGTATTAAGGCGGGCTTTGATCCAACCGCGCCAGATCTTCATCTCGGTCATACCGTGCTTATTAATAAGCTGCGTCAATTCCAGGAGTTAGGTCATCAGGTGATTTTCCTGATTGGCGACTTCACTGGGATGATCGGTGATCCAAGCGGTAAGAGTGCAACGCGTCCGCCGTTGACGCGTGAACAGGTTTTGGAGAACGCCGAGACCTATAAGGCTCAGGTGTTTAAAATTCTTGATCCAGCGAAGACCGAGGTTGCATTCAACTCAACGTGGATGGAGCAGCTGACGCCAGCTGACTTTATTAAGCTGGCTTCGCAGTACACTGTTGCGCGGATGCTTGAGCGTGATGACTTTGATAAGCGCTACACCACCAATCAGCCGATCGCGATTCATGAGTTCCTCTATCCGTTGGTGCAAGGCTATGACTCGGTCGCATTGAAGGCTGATGTTGAGCTGGGTGGAACCGATCAGAAGTTTAACTTGCTGATGGGGCGTGAGCTGCAGCGTTCATACGGGCAGTCATCACAGTGCATCGTCACCATGCCTTTGCTCGAAGGTCTTGATGGTGTGAAGAAGATGTCCAAATCGCTGGGTAACTATATTGGTATCCAGGAAGCGCCGGGGGCTATCTATAACAAGCTGGTGTCGATGCCTGACTCGTTGATGTGGCGTTACTTCGAGTTGTTGAGTTTCCGTTCTATGGACGAGATCAATCAGTTCAAGCTTGATGTTGAAGCTGGTGCGAACCCGCGTGACATCAAAATTAAGTTGGCTGAAGAGATTGTTGCGCGCTTCCATGGTGAAGAGGCAGCGGCTAATGCTCATCGTTCTGCGGGTAACCGTATGAAGGAAGGTGAGTTGCCGGAAGACCTACCGGAGATCGAGCTGTTATCCGCTGAAGATATGCCTATCTCTGCGCTGCTTAATAAAGCAGGGTTGGTCAAGAACTCCGCAGCAGCTCGCGACTTGTTAGGTAATGGTGGTGTGCGCGTCGACGGCGAAGTGGTTGATCGCACCTATATAGTCAAGCTAGGCGCAACTCAGGTCTTTCAGGCAGGTAAGAAGGCTTTTGCACGAATTAGCTTAAAAGCCGAATAA